Below is a genomic region from Pectobacterium polaris.
AAACAACAATCGAGATAGCGAAGAGGTAAAGAGAGAACCATTTTTGAAAAAATGCCGTGGAACCGATGCTCACTGCCAGACGCGACATATGCGTTCGACTCTGCTTATTGGGATTGATATACGGCGCAGATAACGAGCAAGGCACAGGATCTGAATGACCGTCTTAATCTATTTTTCGTCAAATCCTACAGAGGGGTGTTTAAAAAACAAACAGAGTATTTTGGTTTTTTTGTTAAGAAGTAATACTATCGGCCTCCCTTTTCCCTGCATGGAAAAAGCGAGGAAGGAGAAGCGAGGTTATCGCCAGAACGCGATAACCTCATTGAGTGATTAGCCCGGAATTAACAGGCAGGAGCCTTGCGTGCTGCGGCTTTCCAGTGCCCGATGAGCGGCTTGCGCATCTGCTAGCGCGAATTTCTGGTTCTGCGGCACGTCTACCGTAATCGCCCCGCTGGCGAGCAGTGAAAAGAGTTCATTGCTGGCCTGTTCGAGTTCGGCACGGTTCGTCACGTAGCCAAACAGCGACGGACGCGTGACGTACAGCGAGCCTTTCTGGTTCAAAATCCCCAGATTGATGCCGGTGACCGGCCCGGACGCATTACCGAAGCTGACCATTAATCCGCGACGGCGCAGGCTATCGAGAGAAGCTTCCCAGGTATCTTTCCCAACGGAGTCATACACGACGCTCACCTTCTGCCCATCGGTCAGTTCTGCGACGCGCTGTGCAATATTCTCGGTACGGTAATTAATGGTCGCCCAGGCACCTGCCTGTTTTGCCCGCTCAGCTTTCTCATCGGAGCCCACCGTCCCAATCAGCTTCGCCCCCAGCGCCTTCGCCCACTGGCAGGCAATCAGCCCAACGCCACCTGCTGCGGCATGGAACAGGAAGACTTCATTTGGCTTGATTTCATACGTCTGGCGCAGCAGATAGTAAACCGTCAACCCTTTCAGGAAAGAGGCTGCCGCCTGCTCAAAGCTGATGGCATCCGGCAACAACGCCACCTTCTCCGCCACCACGTTATGCACGTCGCTGTACGCGCCGAGTCCGGACTGCGCATACACCACGCGATCGCCAACTTTCAGCACGCTAACCCCGGCCCCGACTTTCGTGACAATGCCCGCCGCTTCGGTTCCCAGCCCGGAAGGCAAATCAGGCACCGGATACAGGCCGCTGCGAATATAGGTATCGATAAAATTAATGCCGATGGCGCGGTTCTCAACCTGAACCTCTCCCGCTGCGGGGTCGGCAGGCGTGAAATCCACATATTGCAGAACCTCTGGGCCACCATAAGCTCGGAACTGAACGCGTTTTGCCATGTTATCTCCTTAATCGTGACAGGTTCGTTGTCTCTCTATAATACGTATACCCTAAATAATTCGAGTTTCAGGCAGGCGGCAAGCGAAGGAGCACGATGAGCTTACTTGAGTAAGTGATTCGGGCGACTGATCGTAGCCAACGCACATGCAACTTGAAGTATGACGGGTATATTGTGTTATTTCGGACGAGTGGCATATACAATGCCCCCTAATCCAATGGCAAATCAACCGGTAAAGAACCCGTTTCATGGCAGAGAAAAGACCCACCAATAAATCGAATGAACCCCGTGACCGCCAGATGGAAGGTCTGAAACTTCCGCCACATTCGCTGGAAGCGGAGCAATCGGTATTGGGTGGCCTGATGCTCGACAATGAGCGCTGGGATAATGTCGCCGAGCGTGTTGTCGCGAACGACTTCTATAACCGCGCCCACCGCCTGATCTTCACCGAAATGCATCGCCTGCTGGAAATGAGCAAGCCGATCGACCTGATTACGCTGTCCGAATCGCTCGAACTGCAAGGCTCGTTGGAATCCGCTGGCGGCTTCGCTTATCTGGCTGAATTGGCAAAGAACACGCCGAGCGCTGCCAACATCGGAGCCTACGCCGACATCGTGCGCGAGCGCGCGGTGGTGCGTGAAATGATCTCCGTCGCCAATGAGATCGCCGATGCAGGTTACGATCCACAGGGCCGCAGCAGTGAAGATCTGCTCGATCTGGCGGAATCCCGCGTATTCCAAATCGCCGAAAACCGCGCCAGCAAAGATGAAGGCCCGAAAAGCATCGACCGCATTCTGGAAGATACCGTTTCCCGTATCGAGCAACTTTACCAGAAACCGCACGATGGCGTGACAGGGGTCGATACGGGCTATCAGGATCTCAACAAGAAAACCGCCGGCTTACAAAAATCCGATTTGATTATTGTGGCAGCCCGTCCATCGATGGGTAAAACCACCTTTGCGATGAACCTGTGTGAACATGCCGCCATGACTCAGGAAAAGCCCGTGCTGATCTTCAGTCTGGAGATGCCCGGCGAACAGATCATGATGCGTATGCTCGCGTCCCTGTCTCGCGTGGATCAGACCCGCATTCGTACCGGTCAGTTGGACGATGAAGACTGGGCGCGTATTTCCAGCACCATGGGTATCCTGCTGGAAAAACGTAACATGTACATTGATGATTCCTCCGGCCTGACGCCGACCGACGTTCGTTCCCGCGCTCGCCGCGTGTTCCGTGAGCATGACGGTCTGAGTCTGATCATGATCGACTACCTGCAATTGATGCGTGTGCCGTCACTGTCCGACAACCGTACGCTGGAAATTGCGGAAATTTCCCGCTCGCTCAAAGCGCTGGCAAAAGAATTGCAGGTTCCGGTCGTCGCTCTGTCGCAGCTTAACCGTAGTCTGGAGCAGCGCGCCGATAAGCGCCCGGTTAACTCGGATCTGCGTGAATCCGGCTCCATCGAGCAGGATGCCGACCT
It encodes:
- the dnaB gene encoding replicative DNA helicase gives rise to the protein MAEKRPTNKSNEPRDRQMEGLKLPPHSLEAEQSVLGGLMLDNERWDNVAERVVANDFYNRAHRLIFTEMHRLLEMSKPIDLITLSESLELQGSLESAGGFAYLAELAKNTPSAANIGAYADIVRERAVVREMISVANEIADAGYDPQGRSSEDLLDLAESRVFQIAENRASKDEGPKSIDRILEDTVSRIEQLYQKPHDGVTGVDTGYQDLNKKTAGLQKSDLIIVAARPSMGKTTFAMNLCEHAAMTQEKPVLIFSLEMPGEQIMMRMLASLSRVDQTRIRTGQLDDEDWARISSTMGILLEKRNMYIDDSSGLTPTDVRSRARRVFREHDGLSLIMIDYLQLMRVPSLSDNRTLEIAEISRSLKALAKELQVPVVALSQLNRSLEQRADKRPVNSDLRESGSIEQDADLIMFIYRDEVYHENSDLKGIAEIILGKQRNGPIGSVRLTFNGQWSRFDNYAGPQYDDE
- a CDS encoding quinone oxidoreductase codes for the protein MAKRVQFRAYGGPEVLQYVDFTPADPAAGEVQVENRAIGINFIDTYIRSGLYPVPDLPSGLGTEAAGIVTKVGAGVSVLKVGDRVVYAQSGLGAYSDVHNVVAEKVALLPDAISFEQAAASFLKGLTVYYLLRQTYEIKPNEVFLFHAAAGGVGLIACQWAKALGAKLIGTVGSDEKAERAKQAGAWATINYRTENIAQRVAELTDGQKVSVVYDSVGKDTWEASLDSLRRRGLMVSFGNASGPVTGINLGILNQKGSLYVTRPSLFGYVTNRAELEQASNELFSLLASGAITVDVPQNQKFALADAQAAHRALESRSTQGSCLLIPG